The sequence GTTATACTAATATGACTACTGTTGCTTTCATATTCCAGGCTGAAATCTTCCAGGAGTTTACTCTCAAGGAAGATTTGGTGGGATTGCAGATCAACCTCACAGTTCTGCTGGATTGTCTCAGTATTTTTGGAGGAAGCACAGTACCAGGCGGTGAGTTGGAAGTGGCAAATATGACTGAATACAACTCTTATCTACCTACTGTACCTATATAAACAGTATCTCTTATCGACTGTATCTGCCTCAGGCATGTCAACCGCCCTGCGACTGTGCTACAGAGGCTATGGTTACCCCCTGACCCTGTTTCTGGAGGAGGGCGGGGTGGTCACCGTGTGCAAGATCAACACGCAGGAGCCAGAGGAGCCCGTTGACTTTGAATTCTGCAGCAGCAACGTCACAAACAAGGTGACGGTCAAAACACGTCACGCTAATGGAACCTCTGTGATGGAAAAGTTGCAATCTCAATAGAAACCTGAATGACTTGTTACAGTGTAGCTGTAGCATAGTGATGAGTGATAGTGTCGCAGCTGCTCAGTACAATATTGGAGTGCACAGAAAATGATGGGAAAGTGTGACGATGAGTAGTAGAAACCAAAATGAATTATTTCTATAAGAAAAATGgtgtctgtgttttgttttttctttttccatcaaAGGTGATCCTGCTGTCCGAGAGTTTAAAAGAGGCTTTTTCTGAACTGGACATGACCAGCGAGGTGCTGCAGATCACCATGTCCCCTAAACAGCCTTACTTTCGGTAAGTACGCCGACTTTTTTTGCCCCTTTTCACTGAAGGTTTTTGTCATGACTTTACTTTTGATGCGTTCTCGCTCCAGGCTGTCGACATTCGGCAATGCTGGAAGCGCTCATTACGATTACCCCAAAGATTCTGACATGATGGAGCTTTTCCATTGCACCACTACGCAAACCAACAAGTGAgtgtggattatttattttttttctaccaagtTGTTACAAGCCAAATTTTGAGGAACAAATAAACCAGCCTGAGATATGCCATCACTCCAGTGAAGTGGGGAAAAGGTACCGTCTGGGCAATGCTTGTTACCTCTTGGTGTTTTATATGTACAGCAGGCGACGTGTATAATTAATGTatcagtaaacaaaaaaaaaaaaaaaaaaaaaagagcaaacatACTCTTACATTTctaacaaattacatttttttgttcaataATTACTAGCACGTTTTCCCTCTTTGCTGAAAGTCTTCCAAGATAAACCAGCGCCACATATAATGAtttgaactttaaaaaaaattatgtcacaaCTTACATTTAACGCTCCGTCCACCCAGGTACAAAATGTCCCTTCTGAAGCCGTCCACCAAGGCGTTGGCGTTGTCCAGCAAAGTATCCGTGAGGACGGACAGCAGGGGCGTCCTGTCGTTGCAGTACCTGGTGCGCAACGACGACGGACAGATCTGCTTTGTGGATTACTACTGCTGTCCTGACGAGGAAGTGGATGACGAGGAGTGattgtttccataaaaaaatgtggcagggcagctttacagggatagttcagattttttgacatgaatctctatttcatcctcacctccagtgtgtgcgatcatcactgacttaccaccgacagcgttctgtgacacgagttctggtccggttttgcTCGAGAGGAAAGTAGTCCGGTAAGCTGGCTGTCaagtaaataaagcgtttttcttctgaaaacaatttgtgtttgaaaagagtgatacatttgcaaaactccctcctgaaaaaaagtcagactccattaccgccgggcactatttttcagtttgttcgtatcactgtgcatcgccccgcatacagctgatagacgcgcactaatctacaagttgtcttttcgaaggcggaaggcgcgactatcagctgtatgcggggcgACGCACattgatacgaacaaacagaaaaatagtgcccggcagtaatggagtctgactttttttcaggagggagttttgtgATGCCAATGTATCActgttttgaacacaaattgttttcagaagaaaaacgctttatttacttGACAGCCAGCTTGCAGGATTATTTTCCTCTCGAGCAaacccggaccagaactcgtgtcacagaacactgtcagggataagtcagtgatgatcacaCACCACTGGATCTGAGGATGAAATattgattcatgttaaaaaatccaaaCTCTCTCTTTAAACAATTGGTTTGTACAGTTATGGACAAATGGGTTCAAATTAATTGAACTTGTTCATTCCAGCACTTTCATATTTTCTGCTTTCTTTGtgaatatatttatacataacAGGTAACAATTCTTCCAAGGATGTTTCCATTTAATTGTAATAAatcgatacataaaaaaaatatatactcacAGGATTACTGAAGTACAAGATGGCCACTATAGGGTGCAAGCTGCTGCATCTTTTCTGTATTATtgtgaattatatatttttatgaaaatgtttaTAGTAAATCAAGGTTGACTTCAAGAATTGTTCCAAAGTAGCAACTTTAATATGttgcattcacacacaaacacaactgaatgaaatgaataaatgtattttctatTCCTTCCTGGTCATTGCTCAGTCCTTCCAGTTACCTGCGTCCCATCTGCATCCTGTTCCTTTTGAACAGAttgcgcttcttcttcttctctttgggCTTGGGCGGCTCCGTCTCGATGGTCACGGGTTTCACCGGCACCGGCGTATCGAAGACAGAATCGGTCACATCGCTGATAATCTCTGGCTTGATTTGGGCCTTCTTGATTCTCTGTAACTCCTTCACCATCTGCCTCTCGCGCACGCGGGCCGCCGCCGCCTGACGGATCTCACGCCGGTGCTGTGtggagaagatagcatcatgtTAACTGTAGATCCCAACACAGTTGTGACTCCGAGGCCTAACGCTTTGCTAAATTAGGACTTTGGCCGCAATTTTTCTTGGTGAAATATCACGGAACTGTGCACCTCACtggaaccctttttttttttttttttagcagcagtTAATTTTCTAAGTGAGACATTTTCTGAGAAGAGGATGGTGTCAGAGAGTGTTCAAGTGCTTTTGTCCACCACCAGGGGGAGGTGATTGCCAAGTACCACGTGAATCACGCCgttaatgatttttattttatttgtttttaaagagaccggagagtaccaataccagttATCGCCGATTCCAGCCACTGATAATATTGACAGTTGACACTATGATAAAGTGAATGTTACCATATTGGGCGACTTGAAGTGTGTGTTTTCATATAGCGTGGGCCCCCCGAAGCTCCCCTGAAACATCTTTATGAGGTTGAGGACGAAGCGAGGTCCAATTTCCACCAGAGCCGCATCCTCCTCGATGATCTGTAAATGAGCAATTTACAACGAAAAGTCACATTTGacaagagttgttttttttttgtatatgacAGGAAACAAATTACCTGGTAGTTCCTGAACCAAATCCTGTTGTCGACAATGGTGAAGGTGAAGACATGGTCCACAAAGGGTTGACTCTTGGGGTGATAACGAGGTGTggaaaatgtctaaaaaaaaaaaaaaaagcctcttaaTAATGACCATTTACTTTGACAACTCTTTCtccaattcatgctagaatgcATTCTCACAAAGTTCAACATTAACACATACAGACCACACAGGAGAGGACAAATCTATTTTGTGGCCATTTACAGCAGCATTGTATGTGGacacaatattcaaaaatataagaatgcatttgtaaaaataaaagctgtCCGGTATTCTGCAGTCTCGGGTCACGATTACGAAATACTTTATATTATCATTAATATATTATTGCCCCCATGATTTCGCTAGTTGGTTGTAATGACATTTACAATTAATAGTCCCCAACATGTGTCAAGGGTAGACATCTTTACAACAGCACACTCTGCAGAAGAAGTGGCATctgtaaagtgtttttttttttttttaaacaaaagaatGCATTCAGTACAATAAAAGTCGATCCTGAGAGGTTGCACCAACCTGAATAAATAACTCCTTCAGCAAAGCATAGTGGGGCTCCTTGTCAAATGTCTGcaggggaaaacaaaaagttatgAAAATAAACCCTACCAATTATAGCCGCCATCTTGTTTTTTGCTTTACTCACGGGATCGAAGGACAAGAGCGGCCTGGATCCTTTCAGGCAATTTCCGGTCATCTTGAGTTCAGCCAGTGTATGAACTGTAAGGAGTTTACATTGTTGACATTGCACCTGGAGCTACTGTAAGACTTATATTCAAGTAGTAGATTGTTGGCCACTCACTATTCTGAACAAGGAATTTTGCAGAGGGTCCCTGGGGGCTATTTGATACCCTGGCGTGACAACAAAATGGTTAACCTTTAATGGAGTTTCTGGACCAAAGTAAGGTTTATATGCTCAAGCATAGAAGATGAGACTCTTACCACATGTAGAGATCTTGTTTCTTCTTGGCTTCAAAATAGAGGCACTTGTTGCAGTTTTTCATCTCGCACACCTACAAAGGAAAAAACATGTCTTATACATACATTTGTATCAATTCAtctatttattttctatagCACGTCCTCATTAATCAAATATAAACAACACTCACCTCGTTAATAACAAATAGCTTGTCCTTTCTGTCCATTTTGGTATCTAGTAaggattaaaaaatgttttgaaattataCAGATAATACGTTACAGTTtgttaatatataaaaaaaaaaagctttataaaTCACAATTTTGATATAAACACATACCTCCTGAGCACATCGTTTCCAGTGCttgcctttcaaaataaacatgattcttttcaaaacaatattttagtATCAACTACGCGACACTGACCTGCTTTCGAATGTGGCATTATGCTTCTGAGATCTTGCATCAAATGCCTCGTTCTGTAGTTTATGCCTCTCGAGGAGAAGATGAGAACCCTTTCCTTGTTGGTCCATTTGCCCTGTAAACAGTCGAAACCAAAAAACATCAATCAAAACACGAAAACGCAAGTCTTCCCTAAAGATACAGTCAACTTATATTTTGATTTAGTTAGCTCCTTGCTAGCAAGTTAGCACCCTCCGCGACTTATAACAAGCTCAGACACGGACCTTAGAAACCGGCGGTGGAATGGTGAATTCATCTTTCTTCTCCTGTTGGTTGTCAACGGCGGGTTCGCCTACATCTGCGACAAATTTTACTTTCTTTGCTTTTTTCCCACCGAGTAACCGTCCCCCACGCTTTCGCTTGAGAGTCGACATGTTTCTTTGGACAACTCTCGCGTGTGTAGACGAGAACGCGATCCATGTTCCAGGGCTACGAGAGCGACGGTGCCCCAAATGGCGTGGAGGTGcaactggacttttttttttttttttaacgagttaCCGTTATAAAATTCTCTTAAAAGCtatcaaatacatttagaataaTTATGTATCTACATGGATGATTGGCATGTTTGAGGCAGAACTGTTTGTGAAGCGTCATAGAGATTTGACAATTCAGAATTACGCCAGAGGGGGCAGCAACGAGTTTTCATCGTGTGTACAGGCCAGACACGAGAGCGAGCAAGCGagcgagaaagagagaaagtctCGCGTGAGTTAGCGGCACGAATGAAAGACCTATCACTTGCATTCGCACTAAAATCTGCATATTTTGAGTGATTTGGTGGAAAACTTGACAAGTGGTACAACATACGGACTTTTTTGATTATGTaactcgcaaaaaaaaaatcaatatttattcCAAAAGTTGGGGTTATTAAGACGTTAACCAACATACGGACCGGTATTTAGCATGCTGCtcttagctaaatgctaacgaaGGTACAACGTGAACGAGAGTCTAAATTTCGTGTTTTATTATAAGAACAACAATGAAGTGCCATTACGAAGTCCTGGGAGTCAAACGGGACGCGGACGACGACGATTTGAAGAAAGCCTATCGTAAATTAGCCCTAAAATGGCATCCTGGTCAGTGGCAGTCGCCTCCCAAACACTTCCATTCTTACGTTATATAGTCCTAATTATTGTTATCAAACAATTCCAGATAAGAACTTGGATAAAGCCGAGGAAGCAGCCGAGCAGTTCAAGCTGATTCAGGCAGCCTATGATGTCCTGAGTGACCCACAGGAGAGAGCATGGTAACTACTGCATCGTTTACTAATTGTAATCATGGTACAGTAGAAACAAGTAAAATATATGGCATATATTTGTGTGAAAAACATCTATTCAAAAATGATGTGCAATAtggtgggataggctccagcacccccacgagccttgtgaggaataagtagtTTGGAAGATTGATGGAtgtttaacataaaaatgattctattaaaaaacaaaacaaaaaaagaaactcaATGTGTTCCATAGTCCACTTGGTCTGTGTTACAGTCCACATAATTTTCTTTCAAGGAGACATGGGTCTGGGTTCTTATGTGAATGTCACATCGCTGCTGTTTGTTAGGTATGACAATCACAGGGAGGCACTGCTGAAAGGCGGCCTGAGCGGCGACTACGAGGACGACAGCATCGACCTGCTTCGGTTCTTTACTGTCACCTGTTACTCGGGCTACGGGGATGATGACAAGGTTGGTGCTGCTAAACGGGAAAAACAACTGGATTCTTGAAAACATGACGGCTGATAAAGTGTGTTTCTTTCCCCTTCCCATTAGGGCTTCTACGCAGTCTACAGGAATCTCTTTGAGTCTATCTTTAAGGAGGAGATGGAGCAGGGTAAAGTGgaagatgacgatgatgagGAGTTTCCACCCTTTGGGGATTCTAACAGCGATTACGATACAGTAAGTACaggtacctaatgaagtgtatGCAATTAGAGGTCTGGTGAGATGCGTTATGTTAGGCAATGAGCATGTATTGTAGTTTTTGATGATGCAGTTTCGTGCGAAACTATATGGAAAGTGATCTTCACTTTGTCTGGCATCTAAATGGACATGTTTCATGTATAGGtagaaaattaaattaaattaaaattaaattaaagttaGTTTTTTTACAGGCAgtgtaatagttttttttttttttttttaattgttttatttgagTGGGGAGATACAAATTGGACAAGTGCTATAGAAAACACATGAATGGAAGATGAGAAATGCATAACTACAATATTTttcttgtctttatttttatttaaatgttggcattatttttctgataaaaaataagaaaatatctGCCGTTTTGGTCCAAAAGAATTCTGCTGATGTACTTACAAATTTTGAGatctttttattctttttttttgtggaaaaaaagttagatatagctgcaaaaaaaaaaaaaaagggggggggggacaattaATTTCCAAATacgatgatttaaaaataattacatgtttgttgtatttttcaTCTCAAAAACCtagaaaagtaataaaaaaaggaaaagatttcaatatataaataataataataacattaaaaCAACTCTCTAGTTATACtaactttaatttaaaattgaagatttttttcattttcctttcatctgaattttttaaattattacttttttttagctacattttgtcataaatgtttatttaatccAGATTTTCCTGTTTTTATGATAAAAATTGTGAAAGAAATACCCTCACTTGCAAACAAATATCTATACTTGGtgattaattttctttttatttgacatATGTCGCAAATATCTATGGTTTCATTTGTACTTTGCATTGTATTGATGTGTGTATTTATTCAATTGTCTATAATTCCTGATGACGTGTAAATTCCCACGTCGCAGGTGGTCCACATCTTCTACGGCTACTGGCAGAGTTTCTGCACGCGTAAGAACTTTGCGTGGAAGGAGGAGTACGACACGCGGCAGGCATCCAACCGCTGGGAGAAGCGTGCCATGGAGAAGGAGAACAAGAAGACCCGGGACAAGGCACGCAAGGAGCGCAACGAGCTGGTGCGGCAGCTGGTGGCCTTCATGCGCAAGCGCGACCGCCGCGTTCAGGCGCACCGCAAGGAGGTGGAGGAGCGCAATGCGGAGAAGAGCAAGAAGGCACAGGAGCTCAGACGCAAGCAGCAACTCAGTCAGGCCAAGTAAATATTACTTATTACGGCACGGTTGGGTTGCAATTAGTGCGTATGCCTCATAGACGAGACGTCTGTTGAGCAGTTCACGTCGACTAGTAACAAGGACAAGCATTGtaaagaaaacggatggatacaTAATTAGCCTTCATGTGACGTGTGTTCCAAGGCTGGCGGAGGAGTACAAGGAGCAGAGCTGGGCGGCCATGTCGGAGCTCGAGAAAGAGCTGCAGCAAATGGAGGCTCAGTACGGGGAGGAGTTTGGAGACGCATCCGAAAGTGAAGACGACGAGCTGGGAACACAGAAGGCTGTCGAGGAAGCATTAGGTTTGTTGAGATAAACGTGCATTCAGGGGATCCTCGGTCCCAGCAGACTGCGAGGTTTCCAGTGTCCAAACTACTTTAGGGTGGGGCGTAAGAATAGGTCATCCTGCGGCTCCTGCGCCAAACTTCCT comes from Festucalex cinctus isolate MCC-2025b chromosome 15, RoL_Fcin_1.0, whole genome shotgun sequence and encodes:
- the dnajc21 gene encoding dnaJ homolog subfamily C member 21 isoform X1, whose translation is MKCHYEVLGVKRDADDDDLKKAYRKLALKWHPDKNLDKAEEAAEQFKLIQAAYDVLSDPQERAWYDNHREALLKGGLSGDYEDDSIDLLRFFTVTCYSGYGDDDKGFYAVYRNLFESIFKEEMEQGKVEDDDDEEFPPFGDSNSDYDTVVHIFYGYWQSFCTRKNFAWKEEYDTRQASNRWEKRAMEKENKKTRDKARKERNELVRQLVAFMRKRDRRVQAHRKEVEERNAEKSKKAQELRRKQQLSQAKLAEEYKEQSWAAMSELEKELQQMEAQYGEEFGDASESEDDELGTQKAVEEALGPGGDQLDADDSNLDYYDDMYCPACDKSFKSDKAMSNHEKSRKHKEMVTLLRQQLHRDDSLVLTLNQPEDAEQENKHIEDQEEEEGEEGEEENQPRQKLSKKQKKKKRQQKAANSTLTEEQEELEEQTSTPPDKAFSEHDTGNLPEEVLGHVPEESSNPEEAEEQDYLPPEEPKSSEKTKTKKAGGKDKPKNVKIHTGGEQLPEKPVKLRCLTCNGEFLTRNKLFDHLKSSGHASVLSSNPASSASNSRSKKDKRKNR
- the bxdc2 gene encoding ribosome biogenesis protein BRX1 homolog, whose product is MSTLKRKRGGRLLGGKKAKKVKFVADVGEPAVDNQQEKKDEFTIPPPVSKGKWTNKERVLIFSSRGINYRTRHLMQDLRSIMPHSKADTKMDRKDKLFVINEVCEMKNCNKCLYFEAKKKQDLYMWVSNSPQGPSAKFLVQNIHTLAELKMTGNCLKGSRPLLSFDPTFDKEPHYALLKELFIQTFSTPRYHPKSQPFVDHVFTFTIVDNRIWFRNYQIIEEDAALVEIGPRFVLNLIKMFQGSFGGPTLYENTHFKSPNMHRREIRQAAAARVRERQMVKELQRIKKAQIKPEIISDVTDSVFDTPVPVKPVTIETEPPKPKEKKKKRNLFKRNRMQMGRR
- the dnajc21 gene encoding dnaJ homolog subfamily C member 21 isoform X2, translating into MKCHYEVLGVKRDADDDDLKKAYRKLALKWHPDKNLDKAEEAAEQFKLIQAAYDVLSDPQERAWYDNHREALLKGGLSGDYEDDSIDLLRFFTVTCYSGYGDDDKGFYAVYRNLFESIFKEEMEQGKVEDDDDEEFPPFGDSNSDYDTVVHIFYGYWQSFCTRKNFAWKEEYDTRQASNRWEKRAMEKENKKTRDKARKERNELVRQLVAFMRKRDRRVQAHRKEVEERNAEKSKKAQELRRKQQLSQAKLAEEYKEQSWAAMSELEKELQQMEAQYGEEFGDASESEDDELGTQKAVEEALGPGGDQLDADDSNLDYYDDMYCPACDKSFKSDKAMSNHEKSRKHKEMVTLLRQQLHRDDSLVLTLNQPEDAEQENKHIEDQEEEEGEEGEEENQPRQKLSKKQKKKKRQQKAANSTLTEEQEELEEQTSTPPDKAFSEHDTGNLPEEVLGHVPEESSNPEEAEEQDYLPPEEPKSSEKTKTKKAGGKDKPKNVKIHTGGEQLPEPVKLRCLTCNGEFLTRNKLFDHLKSSGHASVLSSNPASSASNSRSKKDKRKNR
- the rad1 gene encoding cell cycle checkpoint protein RAD1; translated protein: MPLSMHSQDDDEQYVLVASLDNARNLSNILKAIAFKDHALFTATPNGLKVTVEDSKCLQANAFIQAEIFQEFTLKEDLVGLQINLTVLLDCLSIFGGSTVPGGMSTALRLCYRGYGYPLTLFLEEGGVVTVCKINTQEPEEPVDFEFCSSNVTNKVILLSESLKEAFSELDMTSEVLQITMSPKQPYFRLSTFGNAGSAHYDYPKDSDMMELFHCTTTQTNK